A single genomic interval of Sphingobium sp. EM0848 harbors:
- the cobJ gene encoding precorrin-3B C(17)-methyltransferase — translation MTGWIAVAGLGPGAQALITPEVSEALTVATDVIGYIPYVARVAERPGLTLHASDNRVELDRATHALKLAAEGRKVVIVSSGDPGVFAMASALFEALEAGPSDWRALDIRVLPGITAMLAAAAKAGAPLGHDFCAINLSDNLKPWALIERRLRLAAQADFAMAFYNPRSKSRPDGFTRTLEILREECGDDRLILFARAVSTPEESLCIVPLGQATPDMADMRTMVILGSSRTCLIERPGSPILYTPRSAE, via the coding sequence ATGACCGGCTGGATCGCAGTCGCAGGCCTTGGCCCCGGCGCGCAAGCGCTGATCACCCCGGAAGTGTCGGAAGCTCTCACCGTCGCCACCGACGTCATCGGCTATATCCCCTATGTCGCCCGCGTGGCGGAACGTCCGGGCCTAACCCTCCACGCTTCCGACAATCGTGTCGAACTGGACCGGGCGACCCATGCCCTGAAGCTGGCTGCAGAGGGCCGGAAGGTCGTGATCGTTTCCTCCGGCGACCCCGGCGTCTTCGCCATGGCGTCAGCCCTGTTCGAAGCGCTGGAAGCTGGCCCCTCAGACTGGCGCGCCCTCGATATCCGTGTCCTTCCCGGCATCACCGCCATGCTTGCCGCCGCCGCGAAGGCTGGCGCACCGCTTGGCCATGATTTCTGCGCCATCAACCTGTCGGACAATCTCAAACCCTGGGCACTCATCGAACGCCGTCTGCGCCTTGCCGCGCAGGCCGACTTCGCCATGGCCTTCTACAATCCGCGATCCAAGTCCCGCCCGGATGGTTTCACCCGCACCCTGGAAATCCTGCGAGAGGAATGCGGCGACGACCGCCTGATCCTTTTCGCCCGCGCCGTATCCACGCCGGAGGAAAGCCTGTGCATCGTCCCGCTCGGCCAGGCCACGCCGGACATGGCCGACATGCGTACCATGGTCATCCTCGGCTCCAGCCGCACCTGCCTGATCGAGCGCCCCGGCAGCCCGATCCTCTACACCCCGCGCTCTGCCGAATGA
- a CDS encoding cobalt-precorrin-6A reductase produces MSHILILGGTTEASALARALAEGSKRAVLSYAGRTEKPRAQPVPVRVGGFGGIGGLVDYLRREGVTHLVDATHPFAATMSRHAVAAAREAGVAHIMLTRPGWVEASGDSWTHVPDIAGAVGALEGHARRVMLALGRMHVDAFAAQPQHHYLLRFVDVPDEAPGLPQHHLVVDRGPFTVEGDMALMQAHRIELVVSKNAGGSGAEAKLIAARKLGLPILMIDRPPCPAAQVTHDIAGVLEWLGHSAERGV; encoded by the coding sequence ATTTCCCATATCCTCATTCTGGGCGGGACCACGGAGGCGAGCGCGCTGGCCAGAGCGCTGGCCGAAGGGAGCAAGCGTGCTGTGTTGAGCTATGCCGGGCGCACGGAAAAGCCGCGCGCCCAGCCTGTGCCGGTGCGCGTTGGCGGCTTTGGAGGGATTGGCGGCCTTGTCGATTATCTGCGGAGAGAGGGCGTGACCCATCTGGTGGACGCGACCCATCCCTTTGCTGCGACGATGAGCCGACATGCCGTTGCGGCAGCGCGGGAGGCAGGGGTCGCGCATATCATGCTGACGCGGCCCGGCTGGGTCGAGGCCAGTGGGGATAGCTGGACCCATGTGCCGGATATTGCAGGAGCCGTGGGAGCGCTGGAAGGGCATGCCCGGCGCGTGATGCTGGCGCTGGGACGGATGCATGTCGATGCCTTCGCCGCCCAGCCGCAGCATCATTATCTGTTGCGCTTCGTAGATGTGCCGGATGAAGCGCCGGGGCTGCCCCAACATCATCTGGTGGTGGACCGCGGGCCGTTCACGGTGGAGGGAGACATGGCCCTGATGCAGGCGCACCGGATCGAATTGGTCGTATCGAAAAATGCGGGCGGCAGCGGCGCGGAGGCGAAGCTGATCGCCGCCCGGAAGCTGGGGTTGCCGATACTGATGATCGACAGACCGCCCTGTCCCGCCGCGCAGGTTACGCATGACATTGCGGGCGTGCTGGAGTGGCTGGGTCATTCGGCAGAGCGCGGGGTGTAG
- the cbiE gene encoding precorrin-6y C5,15-methyltransferase (decarboxylating) subunit CbiE: MSKTPDPWLTIIGIGEDGPDGLSRAARQALAAATFVTGAPRHLSLLPALKAECHPWPVPFEDGIPLLLARRGQPTVMLASGDPFWFGGGASISRLLALEEWVAHPAPSTFALTAARLGWPLQEVECHGLHAAPLTRLRPGLIPGRRAIILLRDGAAVSALATYLAQNGFGASSIHVLEALGGPRERIRTTTAERFDFADIAHPVAVALSVAGNGRTLPRASGIADGWFDHDGQITKRPARALTLSALAPRPGEALWDIGAGSGSIAIEWLLAHPATQATAFEADPVRAARARSNAAALGADRLTVIEGKAPDILRDRTRPNAIFIGGGLCEALLETLFVLPGGPTRLVANAVTLESEALLNQWHARKGGDLLRIELAQAVPLGSRHGWRSAYPLVQWNITL; encoded by the coding sequence ATGTCGAAAACTCCTGATCCCTGGCTGACGATCATCGGCATCGGGGAGGACGGCCCCGATGGCCTGTCCCGCGCCGCCCGTCAGGCGCTGGCGGCGGCAACGTTCGTTACCGGAGCGCCGCGCCACCTGTCGCTGCTGCCAGCCCTTAAGGCGGAATGCCACCCATGGCCAGTCCCGTTCGAGGACGGCATTCCCCTCCTCCTCGCCCGTCGTGGCCAACCCACGGTCATGCTGGCCTCAGGCGATCCGTTCTGGTTTGGCGGGGGCGCCAGCATCTCCCGTTTACTCGCGCTGGAAGAGTGGGTCGCCCATCCTGCCCCCTCTACCTTCGCCCTCACCGCCGCGCGCCTTGGCTGGCCGTTACAGGAGGTGGAATGCCACGGCCTCCACGCCGCCCCGCTCACCCGCCTGCGTCCCGGCCTCATCCCCGGCCGCCGCGCTATCATCCTGCTGCGCGATGGTGCTGCGGTCAGCGCGCTCGCCACTTATCTGGCGCAAAATGGCTTCGGTGCGTCTTCGATCCATGTGTTGGAAGCGCTTGGCGGCCCGCGGGAACGCATCCGCACGACCACCGCTGAAAGGTTCGACTTTGCGGACATCGCCCATCCCGTTGCCGTCGCCCTATCCGTGGCGGGCAATGGCAGAACGCTTCCCCGAGCCAGCGGCATAGCCGACGGCTGGTTCGATCATGACGGCCAGATCACCAAGCGCCCCGCGCGTGCCCTGACCCTCTCCGCGCTCGCCCCGCGTCCCGGTGAGGCGCTGTGGGACATCGGCGCTGGTTCGGGTTCCATCGCCATCGAATGGCTCCTTGCTCATCCCGCAACGCAGGCAACGGCCTTCGAAGCCGACCCGGTCCGCGCCGCCCGCGCCCGCAGCAATGCTGCAGCGCTTGGTGCCGATCGTCTGACCGTAATCGAAGGCAAGGCCCCCGACATCCTCCGCGACCGTACCCGCCCAAACGCCATTTTCATTGGCGGAGGACTCTGTGAAGCACTGCTCGAAACGCTGTTCGTGCTTCCCGGCGGCCCGACCCGGCTGGTGGCGAATGCGGTCACGCTGGAATCGGAAGCTCTCCTCAATCAATGGCACGCCCGCAAAGGAGGCGACCTCCTCCGCATCGAACTGGCGCAGGCAGTCCCGCTCGGCAGCCGCCATGGCTGGCGTTCTGCCTATCCGCTGGTGCAGTGGAACATCACCCTATGA
- a CDS encoding cobalamin biosynthesis protein: MIVAGFGFRKSATLASLRSALERATQGNFAPAALATLDHKAPQLDPLAQQLRLPLIAIPSDRLTGQTTLTCSPVSLAAHHTGSVAEAAALAAAGYHARLLAPRAVSQDRLATCALAEGNPI, from the coding sequence ATGATCGTCGCCGGTTTCGGTTTTCGGAAAAGCGCCACGCTTGCCTCGCTTCGATCCGCACTGGAAAGGGCGACCCAGGGAAACTTCGCCCCGGCGGCTTTGGCAACGCTCGACCATAAGGCACCCCAACTCGACCCGCTGGCCCAGCAGCTTCGCCTCCCACTCATCGCCATCCCATCCGACCGGCTCACAGGCCAGACCACGCTCACCTGTTCACCCGTCAGCCTCGCTGCCCACCACACGGGTAGCGTCGCCGAAGCCGCTGCCCTCGCCGCAGCAGGCTACCATGCTCGCCTGCTCGCGCCCCGCGCTGTCTCGCAGGACCGCCTCGCCACCTGCGCCCTTGCCGAAGGAAACCCCATATGA
- the cobM gene encoding precorrin-4 C(11)-methyltransferase, giving the protein MTVHFIGAGPGAPDLITLRGRDLIASSPVCLYAGSLVPAALLDHCPPGAWIVNTAPLTLDEIVAIIREAHEAGHDIARLHSGDLSVWSAMGEQIRRLKAFNIPYSITPGVPSFAAAAAALEVELTLPELGQSLVLTRTPGRASSMPPGENLPAFAATGATLAIHLSIHNLAKIVADLIPHYGPDCPAAVIWRASWPDQRIVRATLATIEEAAAHGPERTAIILVGPVLDNGDFAESSLYAPGYDRRFRPSGTDSQFIGKE; this is encoded by the coding sequence ATGACCGTTCATTTCATCGGCGCAGGCCCCGGCGCACCCGATCTCATCACCCTGCGCGGACGCGACCTGATCGCGAGCAGCCCGGTCTGCCTCTATGCCGGATCGCTGGTTCCCGCCGCCCTGCTCGATCATTGCCCGCCCGGCGCGTGGATCGTGAACACGGCCCCGCTCACCCTCGACGAGATCGTCGCCATCATCCGCGAAGCCCATGAAGCAGGTCATGACATAGCCCGCCTTCATTCGGGCGACCTGTCGGTCTGGTCCGCCATGGGCGAACAAATCCGTCGCCTGAAGGCGTTCAATATCCCTTACAGCATCACCCCCGGCGTTCCCTCCTTCGCCGCCGCCGCCGCCGCGTTGGAGGTGGAACTCACCTTGCCTGAACTCGGCCAGTCGCTCGTCCTCACCCGCACGCCAGGCCGCGCCAGCTCGATGCCGCCGGGCGAAAATCTTCCTGCCTTCGCCGCCACCGGCGCGACGCTTGCCATCCACCTGTCCATCCATAATCTGGCGAAGATCGTGGCGGATCTGATCCCCCACTATGGCCCGGACTGCCCGGCGGCGGTGATCTGGCGCGCCAGTTGGCCCGACCAGCGCATCGTCCGCGCCACCCTAGCCACCATCGAGGAGGCCGCAGCCCACGGCCCGGAGCGCACTGCCATCATCTTGGTCGGTCCCGTGCTCGACAACGGCGATTTCGCCGAAAGCAGCCTCTACGCCCCCGGCTATGACCGCCGCTTCCGTCCGTCCGGCACCGACTCGCAGTTCATCGGCAAGGAATGA